The proteins below come from a single Anaerobaca lacustris genomic window:
- a CDS encoding ABC-type transport auxiliary lipoprotein family protein, with amino-acid sequence MMRQWTRIVLALAPAVCSLALAGCAGSPSIHSRFYMLQAQRHVVPTVAQGKGILVVCRFTIDAAYAGRGLVYRLDEHRYESDAYNEFLISPTVMITEKTRDWLAESGLFAQVVGTGSGVEATHRIEANITALHGDFRDKNAPKAVVEVRFFLLRTESGIDPEVVLGKPYRAACDVKTADPEGLVAGFDDCLQTILTELENDLAGAV; translated from the coding sequence ATGATGCGACAATGGACACGGATCGTCCTGGCGCTGGCCCCGGCGGTGTGTTCGCTCGCTCTGGCGGGCTGCGCGGGATCGCCATCGATCCACAGCCGTTTCTACATGCTCCAAGCGCAGCGACATGTGGTCCCGACTGTGGCTCAGGGCAAGGGGATCCTCGTGGTGTGCCGGTTCACCATCGATGCGGCATATGCCGGCAGGGGGCTGGTCTACCGTCTCGACGAGCATCGCTACGAATCGGATGCTTACAACGAGTTTCTGATCTCTCCGACGGTGATGATTACGGAGAAGACGCGGGACTGGCTGGCGGAGTCCGGCCTGTTTGCCCAGGTCGTTGGAACAGGCAGCGGCGTCGAGGCTACGCATCGGATCGAGGCCAACATCACTGCTCTCCATGGCGACTTTCGTGACAAGAACGCGCCAAAGGCCGTGGTCGAGGTGCGGTTCTTCCTGCTGCGCACAGAGAGTGGAATCGATCCGGAGGTCGTCTTAGGCAAGCCGTATCGGGCGGCTTGTGACGTCAAGACGGCCGACCCGGAGGGCCTGGTCGCCGGCTTTGACGACTGCCTTCAGACGATCCTGACGGAGCTGGAAAACGACCTGGCCGGCGCCGTGTGA